The Sphingosinithalassobacter sp. CS137 genome includes a region encoding these proteins:
- the plsX gene encoding phosphate acyltransferase PlsX, whose protein sequence is MTTVSRIAVDAMGGDEGIAVMLAGVARARRRFEGMEFLLVGDESAIREGLKNHPGLSAASEIVHAPEVVAPEEKPSQALRRAKTTSMGIAIDLVKQGRAGAAVSAGNTGALMSMAKLALRTMPGIDRPALAATIPSLGENDTVMLDLGANTECDSRNLVQFAVMGAAYARTVLDLDRPRVALLNIGTEELKGTDEVREAAATIRAAPHLPLEFTGFIEGDRLARGTVDVIVCDGFSGNIALKTAEGTARFVADLLRRAFQSSTRSKIGFLISRPATELLRHHLDPNNHNGAVFLGLNGLVVKSHGGANEVGVDTAIGVAAKMVRSDLTRRIIEDLGNFEAEAA, encoded by the coding sequence ATGACGACAGTCTCGCGAATCGCCGTCGATGCGATGGGCGGCGACGAGGGGATTGCCGTGATGCTGGCGGGGGTCGCGCGTGCGCGCCGCCGTTTCGAAGGCATGGAGTTTCTGCTCGTCGGAGACGAGTCGGCGATTCGCGAGGGCCTGAAGAACCATCCCGGCCTCAGCGCGGCGTCGGAAATCGTCCACGCGCCCGAAGTCGTCGCGCCCGAGGAAAAGCCCAGCCAGGCCCTGCGGCGCGCCAAGACGACGTCGATGGGCATCGCGATCGACCTGGTGAAGCAGGGGCGTGCCGGCGCGGCCGTATCGGCCGGTAACACCGGTGCGCTGATGTCGATGGCCAAGCTGGCACTGCGCACGATGCCCGGCATCGATCGTCCGGCGCTGGCGGCGACGATCCCGAGCCTGGGCGAAAACGACACGGTGATGCTCGATCTGGGCGCGAACACCGAGTGCGATTCGCGCAACCTGGTGCAGTTCGCGGTCATGGGGGCAGCCTATGCCCGCACCGTGCTCGATCTCGATCGGCCGCGCGTCGCACTGCTGAACATCGGCACCGAGGAGCTGAAGGGAACCGATGAGGTTCGCGAGGCCGCCGCGACGATCCGGGCGGCGCCGCATCTGCCGCTCGAGTTTACCGGCTTCATTGAGGGCGACCGTCTGGCGCGCGGCACCGTCGACGTGATCGTGTGCGACGGCTTCTCGGGGAACATCGCGCTTAAGACCGCCGAGGGCACGGCCCGTTTCGTGGCCGACTTGCTGCGCCGCGCGTTCCAGAGTTCGACTCGCTCGAAGATCGGGTTTCTCATCTCGCGCCCCGCAACCGAACTGTTGCGCCATCATCTCGATCCGAACAACCACAATGGCGCCGTCTTCCTCGGGCTCAACGGCCTGGTGGTGAAGAGCCACGGCGGCGCGAACGAGGTCGGGGTCGATACTGCGATCGGAGTCGCCGCGAAGATGGTACGCTCCGATCTGACGCGGCGGATCATCGAGGACCTCGGGAATTTCGAGGCGGAGGCGGCGTGA
- a CDS encoding integration host factor subunit alpha, whose protein sequence is MTSPGTLTRADLADALHREVGLSRADAARMVEQILAHMCEALAEGENVKISGFGSFILRDKGERIGRNPKTGVEVPISPRRVLTFRASQMMRDRIVAGG, encoded by the coding sequence ATGACTTCCCCGGGTACGCTCACCCGGGCCGATCTCGCCGACGCGCTCCACCGCGAGGTGGGGCTTTCGCGTGCGGATGCCGCGCGAATGGTCGAGCAGATCCTCGCGCATATGTGCGAGGCGCTGGCCGAAGGCGAGAATGTGAAGATCTCCGGCTTCGGCAGCTTCATCCTGCGCGACAAGGGCGAGCGGATCGGGCGCAATCCGAAGACCGGAGTCGAAGTGCCAATCTCGCCGCGCCGTGTCCTCACCTTCCGCGCCAGCCAGATGATGCGTGATCGCATCGTGGCGGGCGGCTGA
- a CDS encoding beta-ketoacyl-ACP synthase III, which produces MTLRAVITGTGSALPARRVSNAELTETVDTTDEWIVERTGIRFRHIAGPEETTATLGTSAAKAAIAAAGVTAQDIDLIVLATATPDQTFPASATKVQTALGIDDCVAFDVAAVCSGFLYALQVADSMIRAGAHRRALVIGAETFSRILDWEDRTTCVLFGDGAGAVVLEAQDSDPETGRGILATRLHADGRHNELLYVDGGPSTTGTVGKLRMKGREVFRHAVVNLATVMEESLTAAGLSADAVDWVVPHQANARILDATARKLGLAPEKVIVTVDEHANTSAASVPLALDAAVRDGRVKTGDLLVLEAMGGGFTWGAAVVRF; this is translated from the coding sequence GTGACACTGCGGGCCGTGATCACCGGGACGGGTTCGGCGCTTCCGGCGCGACGCGTCTCCAACGCCGAACTCACCGAGACGGTCGACACCACTGACGAATGGATCGTCGAACGCACCGGCATCCGCTTCCGCCATATCGCCGGACCCGAGGAGACGACGGCGACGCTCGGCACGTCGGCCGCCAAGGCGGCGATCGCGGCAGCGGGCGTGACAGCACAGGACATCGACCTGATCGTCCTCGCCACGGCGACTCCCGACCAGACCTTTCCCGCATCCGCGACCAAGGTGCAGACCGCGCTCGGGATCGACGATTGCGTTGCGTTCGATGTCGCCGCCGTCTGTTCCGGCTTCCTGTATGCGCTCCAGGTCGCCGATTCGATGATTCGCGCGGGCGCGCACCGCCGGGCGCTCGTGATCGGAGCCGAGACGTTCAGCCGCATTCTCGACTGGGAGGACCGCACCACCTGCGTGTTGTTCGGCGACGGCGCGGGCGCAGTGGTGCTCGAGGCGCAGGACAGCGATCCCGAAACGGGACGCGGCATCCTCGCGACTCGGCTGCACGCCGACGGGCGTCATAACGAGCTTCTGTACGTCGACGGCGGACCCTCGACGACTGGGACGGTGGGCAAGCTGCGGATGAAGGGGCGCGAAGTGTTCCGCCATGCCGTCGTCAATCTTGCGACGGTGATGGAGGAATCGCTGACCGCCGCAGGTCTTTCGGCCGATGCTGTGGACTGGGTCGTGCCGCATCAGGCGAATGCCCGCATTCTGGACGCGACAGCACGCAAGCTTGGCCTGGCCCCCGAAAAAGTGATCGTCACCGTGGACGAACACGCCAATACCTCGGCCGCTTCCGTACCCCTCGCGCTCGACGCCGCCGTGCGCGACGGCCGCGTGAAAACGGGAGATTTGCTGGTGTTGGAGGCGATGGGCGGCGGCTTCACCTGGGGTGCCGCGGTGGTCCGTTTCTGA
- a CDS encoding MerR family transcriptional regulator, with product MPAPEKAAGALRTIGELSQEIGRPQHILRYWETRFPQLRPLQRAGNRRHYRPEDVALVRRIHALLAHEGYTIRGVQRLLAAERSTKGGGSRAGALQAIRDSLAQALDSDSG from the coding sequence GTGCCGGCGCCCGAGAAGGCTGCCGGAGCGCTCCGCACGATCGGCGAGCTTTCGCAGGAGATCGGGCGGCCGCAGCATATCCTGCGCTATTGGGAAACGCGGTTCCCGCAGCTGCGTCCGCTGCAGCGGGCGGGCAACCGACGCCATTATCGGCCCGAGGATGTCGCGCTCGTGCGGCGTATCCACGCGCTGCTGGCGCATGAGGGGTATACGATCCGAGGGGTTCAGCGGCTGCTGGCGGCGGAGCGGTCGACGAAGGGCGGCGGCAGTCGCGCCGGCGCGCTCCAGGCGATCCGCGACTCGCTCGCGCAGGCGCTGGACAGCGACTCCGGCTAG